From Elusimicrobiota bacterium, the proteins below share one genomic window:
- a CDS encoding DUF6785 family protein: MTFRSIILALVFVVISALWVWKFELMLLSCNLTEAIPPIPALAGLIFLVVLYPLLKYLGVKNLLTRGEIMVVFIFNVIATLMFSIGVFQAFLPYTSVLYYHDTVLNKYADFRQYVPSWFGPRDPEVIRGFWEGTPDGAVPWAHWIKPLAVYLGFFLLYWWIATCVWTVMRKQWAENERLTFPLLSIPLSLSEEAAGEKLHAKDEKPFLSNPLMWLGFSIAGISQVFNLLNTIDPSFPALGNYFRFSTIFTEQPLKSISGVILAHRPEVVGLGYLVPSEILFSTWICYWIEQLVVVAGAVVKTNVRGFPLINEQGIGAYMAMVVIVLYVARKHLYIVFKKAFTSAPEIDDKTEPLPYRVAVFGGLLGFMVLIGFCMISGMSPWLAIFFFGVLLSFVMVYGRIRAETGIPSVWTLPISQIKSATYHIWGTDTLTSLGGSLSSLAILSSFGFMMNGGFFNQSTVYQLESFQLGDKTGVSRRHIVWLGLGAVFTGFILGAIMYLSTYYQYGLNNLTTGTRTTYSLQIWNEVTTAVSTPPIAYFAQKVAYAAGFVITGIMFVIRQFVWTKMPLNPIGYLIATNGAATHVWWPFFVAWVCKGIIFRVGGVKLYKTLIPTFLGLVIGQFFFAGIFWGFIHLFFPQLKFHIWFT, encoded by the coding sequence ATGACGTTCAGGTCTATAATTCTTGCATTAGTATTTGTTGTAATATCCGCATTGTGGGTATGGAAGTTTGAGTTAATGCTTTTGTCCTGCAACCTTACAGAAGCCATCCCACCGATACCTGCGCTTGCCGGGTTGATATTTTTGGTAGTTCTTTACCCGCTGCTAAAATATCTGGGCGTAAAAAACCTGCTTACCCGCGGTGAAATTATGGTAGTGTTTATCTTCAACGTAATTGCAACGTTGATGTTCAGCATAGGCGTATTCCAGGCATTCCTGCCATACACCAGCGTGTTGTATTACCACGATACTGTACTTAACAAATATGCTGATTTCAGGCAATATGTCCCGTCCTGGTTTGGCCCGCGGGATCCGGAAGTTATCCGCGGATTTTGGGAAGGTACGCCGGACGGCGCGGTACCCTGGGCACACTGGATTAAACCGTTGGCAGTATATCTCGGCTTCTTTTTATTGTACTGGTGGATCGCTACCTGTGTGTGGACAGTAATGAGAAAGCAGTGGGCGGAAAATGAGAGGTTGACATTTCCGTTGCTGAGTATTCCTCTGAGTTTGAGCGAAGAAGCGGCAGGAGAAAAGTTGCATGCTAAAGATGAGAAACCGTTTTTGTCCAACCCGTTAATGTGGCTGGGGTTCAGTATTGCCGGGATTAGCCAGGTGTTCAATCTGTTAAACACGATTGACCCGTCGTTTCCAGCTTTAGGAAACTATTTCAGGTTCAGCACAATTTTTACGGAGCAGCCGCTGAAGTCAATTTCCGGGGTGATACTCGCGCACCGGCCGGAAGTCGTGGGGTTAGGATACCTTGTTCCGTCAGAAATATTGTTTTCCACCTGGATTTGTTATTGGATTGAACAGCTGGTAGTAGTGGCTGGCGCAGTGGTAAAAACTAATGTTCGAGGGTTTCCTCTAATCAATGAACAAGGTATTGGCGCGTACATGGCAATGGTAGTTATTGTGCTGTATGTTGCGCGGAAACATTTGTATATCGTTTTTAAGAAAGCGTTTACCAGCGCGCCGGAAATCGACGATAAAACTGAACCGTTACCTTACCGCGTAGCAGTTTTTGGCGGCCTGCTCGGGTTTATGGTGTTGATAGGTTTTTGTATGATCAGCGGGATGTCGCCATGGCTTGCGATCTTTTTCTTTGGTGTACTATTAAGTTTTGTGATGGTTTACGGCCGTATCCGCGCAGAGACAGGGATTCCGTCTGTTTGGACCTTGCCTATCTCACAAATAAAGAGCGCAACTTACCATATATGGGGGACGGATACGTTGACATCGCTGGGCGGGTCGCTCTCAAGCCTAGCAATATTATCGTCATTTGGATTTATGATGAACGGCGGGTTTTTTAATCAAAGTACGGTGTATCAGCTTGAAAGTTTTCAATTAGGCGATAAAACCGGTGTTTCCCGCCGGCATATTGTGTGGCTAGGCCTCGGCGCAGTATTCACCGGGTTTATCCTGGGTGCAATAATGTACCTCTCAACATATTACCAGTACGGGTTGAACAACCTAACAACGGGAACACGGACAACGTATAGCTTGCAGATATGGAATGAAGTTACTACCGCGGTGAGTACGCCGCCAATTGCGTATTTTGCGCAAAAAGTTGCGTATGCCGCAGGGTTTGTGATTACGGGAATAATGTTTGTGATCCGCCAATTCGTATGGACAAAAATGCCGTTGAACCCTATCGGATACCTCATTGCAACTAACGGCGCAGCTACGCATGTATGGTGGCCGTTTTTTGTCGCATGGGTGTGTAAAGGTATAATATTCAGGGTCGGCGGTGTGAAATTGTATAAAACATTGATCCCGACATTTTTGGGGTTGGTAATCGGGCAGTTTTTCTTTGCTGGAATATTCTGGGGATTTATTCACTTATTCTTTCCGCAGTTGAAGTTCCATATATGGTTTACGTAA
- a CDS encoding PQQ-binding-like beta-propeller repeat protein, with protein sequence MILIQTILTAAVLLLTTISGFAESKDFTFIQLTDGHMEKGAVYLSSTIAEINKLTPAPEFAVFTGDFANYGTVREFDKYAQIMDGLNYKYYTVLGNHETQNNDVGYYTYQQRYGSPYHSFDHNGIHFVLLNTGVSSTGAGFITAAQLEWLRSDLQKIGTQMPVFLFSHHLPTDRGIGNNVEVYQVIKDYNIRAWFTGHLHATRHFIWNGIHVLVTKDTLTCGYRIIQVKGDKVFTYNKEVDKPESPDKVVIGLYTKKSAPEYELISPGYQVDTATSITCAVKFSTLTLTAVKASLRAKVDRDTTYTLVYSTITQLWQQNIPVIQGNHTLIIQMVLTEKTTFYSGNVVSTGTIGYIWEKSYNFTVGDNAVAWKYATGDMVISAPVVENGNVYCGSADGTMYCLSASTGGVKWKYATNGIISGDPVIYKDKLIFGSHDGNVYVLDKTAGALYWKYTSTVPVYSTPVVAESKDGDFNNTRIVVAHGNGLIAGLSFTDGTVLWRYNTKYAVSICPAYNRENGTVYFGGWDGYTRGISVSTGGVVWSRRIYRGMWGAPGSNSPVIDGDKLYLNDIGKVYALTLSSGSTVWSSTVTHSTSKPVIYGDKVIVCSSDNKVQAYDKSTGALLWRVQAKHGIHRAQPVIYNDYLVISTSWGTVHIMNPDTGKIVYNYQLSDYQVTSTPCIMSGKLYIGSSDKNVYAVELDRIMK encoded by the coding sequence ATGATATTGATACAAACAATATTGACTGCTGCAGTATTATTATTGACTACAATCTCAGGTTTTGCTGAATCAAAAGATTTTACGTTTATCCAGCTTACTGACGGGCATATGGAAAAAGGCGCGGTGTACCTATCGTCGACTATTGCCGAGATTAACAAGCTAACACCCGCGCCGGAGTTCGCGGTATTCACCGGCGATTTCGCGAATTACGGAACCGTACGTGAGTTCGATAAGTATGCGCAGATAATGGATGGACTTAACTATAAGTACTACACGGTTCTTGGTAATCACGAGACACAGAATAACGATGTCGGGTACTATACGTACCAGCAACGTTACGGCAGTCCATACCATTCGTTCGACCACAACGGTATCCATTTTGTGTTACTCAACACCGGAGTGTCTTCAACCGGTGCAGGGTTTATCACAGCTGCGCAGCTGGAGTGGTTGCGTTCTGACCTACAAAAAATAGGAACACAAATGCCGGTATTCCTGTTCTCCCACCACCTGCCAACGGATAGAGGTATTGGCAATAACGTGGAGGTTTATCAGGTGATTAAAGATTATAATATCCGCGCGTGGTTCACCGGGCATTTACATGCAACAAGGCATTTTATATGGAATGGTATTCACGTGTTGGTAACCAAAGACACGCTTACCTGCGGCTATCGTATCATTCAGGTAAAAGGGGATAAGGTGTTCACTTATAACAAAGAAGTCGATAAGCCTGAATCACCGGATAAAGTGGTGATTGGCCTGTATACAAAAAAATCTGCGCCCGAGTACGAACTCATATCTCCGGGGTATCAGGTTGATACTGCAACGTCCATTACTTGTGCGGTTAAGTTTTCAACATTAACACTTACCGCAGTGAAAGCGTCCCTTCGCGCGAAGGTGGACCGCGATACAACATACACGCTTGTGTACTCTACGATAACACAGTTGTGGCAACAAAACATTCCAGTGATTCAGGGGAATCATACGTTGATAATACAGATGGTACTCACTGAGAAAACAACGTTTTATTCCGGCAACGTAGTGTCTACCGGCACAATAGGGTATATTTGGGAAAAATCTTATAACTTTACCGTCGGAGATAACGCAGTAGCGTGGAAGTACGCAACTGGTGATATGGTGATATCAGCGCCGGTGGTTGAAAATGGAAATGTTTACTGCGGTTCAGCAGATGGAACAATGTATTGTTTATCTGCGAGTACCGGCGGAGTGAAGTGGAAATACGCAACTAACGGCATAATCTCCGGTGATCCTGTCATTTATAAGGACAAACTTATATTTGGTTCTCATGACGGTAATGTTTATGTGTTGGATAAAACCGCGGGGGCGTTGTACTGGAAATACACGAGTACTGTGCCGGTATATTCCACGCCGGTAGTAGCTGAGTCAAAGGATGGGGATTTTAATAACACGCGGATCGTTGTTGCGCATGGAAACGGATTAATAGCAGGGCTTTCCTTTACCGACGGGACGGTATTGTGGCGATACAATACAAAATATGCGGTATCAATTTGCCCGGCATATAACCGTGAAAACGGTACCGTTTATTTCGGCGGGTGGGATGGGTATACCCGCGGGATTTCTGTTTCCACAGGCGGTGTGGTATGGTCCCGTCGTATTTATCGCGGAATGTGGGGCGCACCGGGGTCGAACTCGCCGGTGATTGACGGGGATAAACTGTACCTCAACGATATCGGTAAAGTGTACGCGTTAACCTTGTCCTCCGGCAGTACGGTATGGAGTTCGACTGTTACACATAGCACGTCAAAACCTGTGATTTATGGAGATAAAGTTATCGTATGTTCTTCTGACAATAAAGTACAGGCGTATGATAAAAGTACTGGCGCGTTGTTATGGCGGGTACAAGCTAAGCATGGGATCCACCGCGCACAACCGGTGATTTACAACGATTATCTTGTGATATCCACATCCTGGGGTACGGTACATATTATGAATCCCGATACCGGCAAAATTGTGTATAATTACCAATTATCTGATTATCAGGTAACATCAACACCGTGTATAATGTCAGGTAAGCTTTATATTGGCTCTTCTGACAAAAACGTGTATGCGGTTGAGCTTGATAGAATTATGAAGTAA
- a CDS encoding efflux RND transporter permease subunit, with product MLSDISIKNPVFGWMLLIGIIVFGGLSFMTLGVSQLPDVDAPVLSISASWENAAPEIIETTITDIIESTVIGIQGVTEINSSSRKGQAWITVTFDINKNIDVALQEVQSKLARAQHSLPEDMEPPTIMKSNPEDQPIVWITFSGKRGMKELMQFTQDYLKDQFSTIPGVGEVTLGGFAEPCLRVWLNSDKMLQNELTVDDVTAAIGSEHSEVPAGYIDTGTKELNIRVVGEAGSVEEFQSIIIPGRRGAPMWKKFRIKDVADVEDGMADLRHIARTMGEQSVGIGIRKQRGTNAVEVAKNVKKRIAEIKKFLPADTNLSIRFDTTKFVEESIKEMNFVLILSVVLTAFVCWLFLGSISSAVNIFLTIPMSIIGAFFVIKLFGFTLNTFTLLALSLVVGIVVDDAIMVLENITRHREAGEPRIRAAIKGAREISFAAIAATLSILAIFIPVIFMKGVIGKNFFQFGVTISSAVMISLLGALTLTPMYSAQFLTVGHTTGIGRLMDRIMAVLRKVYTSLLGQCLRHRWRVIFVAVVFFTGSLFLFNLVKKEFAPAQDQSMLNVRIQTDIGTSLEITDKVFAAAELAVMQIPESQTYFSNFGGSDSNSGNISLTLKKPKTRPINKKKNRVLTQQEIIPMVREKIKAVPGVRRVTVQDPSLLSFGSQRGFPVEFTLRGRDWAKLAELSKEMAKQMDASGVMTDVDSDYRIGVPELAVLPDRNKAAERGVSISTIGNTINALIAGVRAGKYTAGGRRYDIRVQLVSSDRKQVKDISRIWVRNNRGETVRLSDVVSIGQQPSMLSIMRQNRERAIRVFGNIAQGKSQGEALQKVEEIAKKVLPEGYKIVFSGSSKTFKESFNSLYVALILGIFVAYMILGVQFNSFIHPFTVLLALPFSISGAVIALLLTHNSLNIYSAIGIILLMGIVKKNSILLVDFTNQLREKGENVNDALMKACPIRLRPIIMTSFSTIAGAIPSALALGPGAESRIPMAVVIIGGVLFSTLLTLFVVPCAYSLLSRLESRAHQQEVHEAIKELGQ from the coding sequence ATGTTGTCTGACATATCAATAAAAAACCCGGTATTCGGATGGATGCTATTGATTGGTATCATCGTATTTGGCGGCCTTTCGTTTATGACACTTGGCGTAAGCCAGTTACCCGACGTAGACGCGCCTGTATTGAGTATAAGCGCGTCATGGGAAAACGCAGCGCCGGAGATTATTGAAACAACAATTACGGATATTATCGAAAGTACGGTTATTGGAATCCAGGGCGTGACAGAAATTAATTCTTCATCAAGAAAAGGGCAGGCATGGATAACTGTTACGTTTGATATCAATAAAAACATTGATGTTGCGTTACAAGAGGTTCAGAGCAAGCTTGCGCGGGCACAACACTCGTTACCGGAAGATATGGAACCCCCTACAATAATGAAGTCCAATCCGGAAGATCAGCCGATAGTATGGATAACCTTCTCAGGGAAACGCGGGATGAAAGAACTTATGCAGTTTACCCAGGATTATCTTAAGGACCAGTTCTCCACGATCCCTGGTGTTGGCGAAGTAACCCTTGGCGGGTTCGCGGAACCGTGTTTGCGTGTATGGCTGAACTCAGATAAAATGTTGCAAAACGAACTCACAGTTGATGATGTTACCGCAGCGATCGGGTCGGAACATTCTGAAGTCCCCGCGGGATATATAGACACCGGGACAAAGGAACTTAATATCCGCGTAGTAGGCGAAGCCGGTAGCGTTGAAGAGTTTCAATCAATAATTATTCCTGGCCGCCGCGGTGCGCCTATGTGGAAAAAGTTCAGGATAAAAGATGTTGCGGATGTTGAAGACGGAATGGCAGATCTCAGGCATATAGCGAGAACGATGGGTGAGCAGTCGGTGGGGATCGGGATACGGAAACAGCGCGGGACAAATGCTGTGGAAGTTGCGAAAAATGTTAAGAAACGTATTGCGGAAATAAAAAAATTTCTTCCGGCAGACACAAATCTGTCTATACGGTTTGACACTACAAAGTTTGTTGAAGAATCTATAAAAGAAATGAATTTTGTGTTAATCCTTTCAGTTGTTCTGACAGCGTTTGTGTGCTGGCTGTTCCTTGGTTCTATTAGTTCGGCAGTAAATATATTTCTGACAATTCCGATGTCGATTATTGGCGCGTTTTTTGTTATAAAACTTTTTGGGTTTACGTTGAATACATTCACGTTATTAGCATTATCGCTGGTCGTAGGGATTGTGGTGGATGATGCTATTATGGTGCTTGAGAATATTACACGCCACAGGGAAGCAGGCGAGCCGCGGATACGCGCTGCAATAAAAGGCGCACGGGAGATATCCTTTGCCGCGATTGCTGCTACGTTGTCGATACTCGCAATATTTATCCCCGTAATTTTTATGAAAGGCGTTATTGGCAAAAACTTTTTCCAGTTTGGCGTAACAATATCATCAGCAGTAATGATTTCTTTACTGGGAGCCTTGACATTAACCCCGATGTACAGCGCGCAGTTTTTGACCGTGGGCCACACAACGGGTATCGGCAGGTTGATGGACCGTATAATGGCGGTATTACGGAAAGTATATACCTCCCTGCTAGGCCAGTGCTTACGCCATCGCTGGAGGGTAATATTCGTGGCAGTAGTGTTTTTCACGGGGTCATTGTTTTTGTTTAATTTAGTTAAAAAAGAGTTTGCTCCTGCGCAGGACCAGAGTATGTTGAATGTCCGGATACAAACTGATATAGGGACATCATTGGAAATTACGGATAAAGTATTTGCCGCAGCAGAACTAGCTGTTATGCAAATACCCGAGTCGCAAACGTATTTCAGTAATTTCGGGGGTAGTGATTCTAACTCCGGCAATATTTCGTTAACACTAAAAAAACCCAAAACCCGGCCTATAAACAAAAAGAAAAACCGTGTGCTTACCCAGCAGGAAATAATTCCTATGGTCCGCGAGAAAATTAAGGCTGTCCCCGGTGTACGCAGGGTTACGGTTCAAGACCCGTCGTTGTTAAGTTTTGGCTCGCAACGCGGGTTCCCGGTTGAGTTTACGCTGCGCGGGCGTGACTGGGCAAAACTTGCGGAGTTAAGCAAGGAAATGGCAAAACAAATGGATGCTTCCGGCGTTATGACTGATGTTGATAGCGATTATCGTATTGGCGTACCGGAACTCGCTGTATTACCTGACCGTAATAAAGCAGCGGAACGCGGGGTGAGTATTTCTACTATTGGCAACACAATAAACGCGTTGATTGCCGGTGTGCGTGCCGGTAAATATACTGCCGGTGGGAGAAGGTATGATATTCGCGTACAGTTGGTATCGTCGGACCGTAAACAGGTTAAGGATATCAGCAGGATATGGGTACGTAATAACCGCGGGGAAACTGTGCGGTTATCTGATGTTGTTAGTATAGGCCAGCAGCCTAGTATGCTGTCAATTATGCGGCAAAACCGTGAACGCGCAATCCGCGTATTTGGCAATATCGCGCAGGGAAAGTCGCAGGGTGAAGCGTTACAGAAGGTTGAAGAAATAGCAAAAAAAGTATTGCCCGAGGGTTATAAAATCGTATTTTCGGGCAGTTCAAAAACGTTTAAGGAATCGTTTAATAGCTTATACGTTGCGTTAATTCTTGGGATTTTTGTGGCATACATGATACTTGGTGTGCAGTTTAATAGTTTTATTCATCCGTTCACCGTACTTCTTGCGTTACCGTTTAGTATTTCCGGTGCAGTTATTGCGTTATTGCTAACTCATAACTCGTTGAATATCTACAGCGCTATCGGTATAATACTTCTGATGGGCATTGTGAAAAAGAATTCTATATTGCTGGTAGATTTTACCAATCAGTTAAGGGAAAAAGGTGAGAATGTTAATGACGCGTTGATGAAAGCATGTCCCATACGGTTAAGGCCGATTATTATGACGTCGTTCTCCACTATTGCCGGGGCGATACCTTCTGCTTTGGCGCTCGGGCCCGGTGCGGAGTCCAGAATACCAATGGCGGTAGTTATAATCGGCGGTGTATTGTTCTCTACGTTGTTAACCCTTTTTGTAGTTCCTTGTGCATATAGTTTATTGTCGCGGCTTGAAAGCCGGGCGCATCAGCAGGAAGTGCATGAAGCTATTAAGGAACTCGGGCAATAA
- a CDS encoding TolC family protein yields the protein MSLKTGFLVIAVGVIINTTVFVPVHAEPMPSLTECVSYTITNPELLRLQEQKVRQVSEHIGQAQGDQFPDIRAGYKNYLTGIISSRMADVNEPKITVTQPLYYGGKKKVAVQSAEHELTREKMLLESVKRDIAAGVTETFYNIAEYDIDIRNTDETIELLRKRVKELSDRVRIGKSRESEVLTLEYRISQFLAQREQLVYNRKTSLETLAYYTGKSFDGINYTVNAGSVTAVTFEDCCSNIRGRSDLKMLKEELELQSLRVLTAKAGLLPSVSLTNSWNLWKLVEDGTGWDLTLSIDYPLYRGGMIKSLVKEEEIKKSIVEEQIARKERDIRLELTRIYNNYSSAIAQISPLRNAYEKSVKNYELQLQDYKYSLVNNLEVLTAMTTMLELKRAADRAEVQVGYNASMLRVLTEQFGM from the coding sequence ATGAGTTTAAAGACAGGTTTTTTGGTTATAGCAGTTGGTGTTATTATAAACACAACGGTGTTTGTACCGGTACACGCAGAACCTATGCCGTCATTAACTGAATGTGTTTCTTATACGATAACAAACCCTGAGTTGCTTAGGTTACAGGAACAAAAAGTTCGGCAGGTGAGCGAGCATATCGGGCAAGCACAGGGTGATCAATTCCCGGATATCCGCGCGGGATACAAAAATTACCTTACCGGTATAATATCTTCGAGGATGGCGGATGTGAACGAACCAAAGATTACGGTAACCCAGCCGCTATATTACGGCGGGAAAAAGAAGGTTGCGGTACAATCTGCTGAACATGAACTTACCCGCGAGAAAATGTTGTTGGAAAGCGTTAAACGCGATATAGCTGCAGGGGTTACTGAAACGTTTTATAACATCGCGGAGTACGATATTGATATACGTAACACAGATGAAACTATTGAATTACTAAGGAAACGGGTAAAAGAACTGTCTGACCGTGTACGTATCGGTAAGTCGCGGGAAAGTGAAGTATTGACATTAGAATACCGTATCTCTCAATTTCTTGCGCAACGTGAACAGCTGGTGTATAACCGTAAGACTTCGTTAGAAACATTGGCGTACTATACCGGCAAAAGTTTTGATGGTATTAACTATACCGTGAACGCAGGAAGTGTTACTGCCGTCACATTTGAAGATTGTTGTTCGAATATCAGGGGACGTTCTGACCTCAAAATGTTAAAGGAAGAGCTGGAACTCCAGTCATTACGCGTATTAACCGCAAAAGCGGGTTTATTACCATCAGTATCACTGACTAACAGCTGGAACCTGTGGAAACTGGTGGAAGACGGGACCGGTTGGGACTTAACCCTGTCTATTGATTACCCGTTATACCGCGGCGGGATGATTAAATCGTTAGTGAAAGAAGAAGAGATTAAGAAAAGTATCGTCGAAGAACAAATCGCGAGGAAAGAACGGGATATACGGCTTGAACTCACGAGGATATATAATAACTATTCTTCTGCGATAGCGCAAATATCTCCTTTACGTAATGCGTATGAAAAATCTGTTAAAAACTATGAGCTTCAATTACAGGATTATAAGTATAGCTTGGTGAATAACCTTGAAGTATTAACCGCGATGACTACGATGCTGGAACTCAAACGTGCGGCTGACCGCGCAGAAGTTCAGGTGGGCTATAACGCATCAATGCTGAGGGTGTTAACTGAACAGTTTGGGATGTAA
- a CDS encoding glycerophosphodiester phosphodiesterase family protein, which translates to MLIIGHRGSSFIAPENTLASINLAWKQGADAVEIDIRLTKDGRVVASHDASALRMAGVDLTIATSTFAELRALDFGKVKDEKYKGETIPSLEEIIDTIPAGKVLVVEIKAGLEILNEYCRIVNSSSKKAQVLSIGFGYETMVECKKMMPDNIALYLVSTKKDKDTGIYAPYDIDAVIAKTVEGKLDGLDVHYVPVNSEFVDKTLDANLQLYVWTVNEVVEAQRLDSIGVDGLTTDKPDVMLRNLNRR; encoded by the coding sequence ATGCTTATCATAGGCCATCGCGGGTCAAGTTTTATCGCGCCGGAGAATACGTTAGCGTCAATTAATCTTGCATGGAAACAAGGAGCGGATGCGGTTGAGATTGATATTAGGTTGACAAAAGACGGGCGTGTGGTTGCAAGCCATGACGCAAGCGCGTTAAGGATGGCTGGTGTGGATCTTACAATCGCAACCTCAACTTTCGCGGAATTACGCGCATTGGACTTCGGGAAAGTTAAGGATGAGAAGTATAAAGGCGAAACTATACCTTCACTTGAAGAAATTATTGATACTATCCCCGCAGGTAAGGTTTTGGTGGTAGAAATAAAAGCCGGGCTTGAGATTCTTAATGAATACTGCCGGATTGTTAATTCCAGCAGTAAGAAAGCGCAGGTATTGAGTATCGGGTTCGGGTACGAAACTATGGTTGAATGTAAGAAGATGATGCCTGATAATATTGCGTTGTATTTGGTTAGTACAAAAAAAGATAAGGATACCGGTATTTATGCGCCGTATGATATTGATGCGGTAATCGCAAAAACGGTAGAAGGTAAACTCGACGGGCTTGATGTTCATTATGTACCCGTGAATTCCGAGTTTGTAGATAAAACTCTTGACGCAAACCTGCAGTTATACGTATGGACAGTGAATGAAGTAGTTGAAGCGCAGAGGCTAGATTCTATTGGAGTGGATGGGTTGACGACGGATAAGCCGGATGTTATGCTGCGTAATCTCAATCGTAGATAG